A genomic window from Antedon mediterranea chromosome 4, ecAntMedi1.1, whole genome shotgun sequence includes:
- the LOC140046653 gene encoding cohesin subunit SA-2-like: MWSFKNLKDKNTDQDEINRVKKHVTDLVQLCTVLLIDSTSSIKHQAFITISDLLVVFSRHELSSDLTCSSLIYAPSSALELLMSDFIEDEVFVGKDDDDNDEVLHKRQNLLSLFSKLIISSIIDMRMATCMFKHYIQYYNDYGAVIKRTLAKSRDIDKISCAKTLGLALSQLFFQMKSEMGYIEKSKSTEKMNDIKKLARRFSLAFGQEKVKSREALTALHKDGIMFSLTTSPEEHQAYPYIDYLDILGEFSNKLTRLDKKTMYVY; this comes from the exons ATGTGgtcttttaaaaatctaaaagACAAAAACACCGACCAA gATGAGATCAACCGAGTCAAGAAGCATGTAACTGACCTGGTTCAGTTGTGTACGGTCCTTCTTATTGATAGTACGTCGAGCATCAAACATCAAGCTTTCATTACCATTTCTGACCTTCTGGTTGTGTTTAGTAGGCATGAGCTAAGTTCTGATCTAACTTGTAGCTCATTGATCTATGCGCCCAGTAGCGCACTTGAACTACTAATGAGCGATTTCATTGAAGATGAGGTGTTTGTTGGAAAAGACGATGATG ATAACGATGAGGTTCTTCATAAACGTCAAAACCTTTTGTCCTTATTCTCCAAACTGATCATCTCCAGTATCATTGATATGAGAATGGCTACTTGCATGTTTAAACACTATATACAG TATTATAATGATTACGGTGCTGTCATCAAAAGAACATTGGCCAAATCAAGGGATATCGACAAGATAAGCTGTGCAAAAACACTGGGACTTGCTCTCAGTCag ttaTTCTTTCAAATGAAGAGTGAAATGGGATACATAGAGAAGAGTAAATCTACAGAGAAGATGAATGACATTAAAAAACTTGCACGAAGATTCTCGCTCGCGTTTGGACAAGAAAAAGTCAAAAGCCGAGAAGCTCTGACAGCGTTACACAA aGATGGTATTATGTTCAGTTTGACGACTTCGCCAGAAGAACACCAAGCATACCCCTATATTGACTATCTTGACATACTCGGTGAATTTAGCAACAAACTGACGCGGCTGGATAAAAAGACGATGTACGTATATTAA
- the LOC140046654 gene encoding cohesin subunit SA-1-like, with the protein MVKDWECMTELLIDGPDRGEKPLNDQQETALIKIMVCVVRQAVQGRPPVGRKSSKKMSAKKKKIVLDDKMKLSQHFMVKLPDLLSIYGINSEQVADLLEIPQHFDLEIYTTSGLEVYLNSLLRQMKYIVKNHTETEVGLNRFQLASCVSINQ; encoded by the exons ATGGTGAAAGATTGGGAATGTATGACCGAGTTACTTATTGATGGACCAGATCGAGGAGAAAAAC CACTTAATGATCAACAAGAAACAGCACTGATTAAAATCATGGTTTGCGTTGTACGACAAGCGGTCCAGGGTCGTCCACCCGTAGGTCGAAAGTCGTCTAAGAAGATGTCTgcaaaaaagaagaaaattgtGCTAGACGACAAGATGAAGTTATCGCAGCATTTCATGGTCAAATTGCCAGATCTTCTTTCAATA TACGGTATAAATTCTGAGCAAGTGGCAGACCTACTCGAGATTCCACAACATTTTGATCTCGAGATCTATACAACGAGTGGACTAGAGGTGTACTTGAATTCACTTCTACGACAGATGAAATATATAGTAAAGAACCACACAGAAACCGAAGTAGGCCTAAACCGTTTTCAGTTAGCATCCTGTGTATCCATTAACCAGTAA
- the LOC140047506 gene encoding alpha-N-acetylneuraminide alpha-2,8-sialyltransferase-like, with product MEIRRRSTIFRLLLSACLFLLLMKVSLVLVEPLCRIMGRKCNVVKEETGYDDYDLFLMTKKEAERFDLQQIHKLLNGDFHFNTTKINDIKSQISKVSNPSMLFASRGNMANAKRIKFALEEVPIRKIPSDMFNFLPHEQHLSFGRPTVCSVVGSSGILNNSSCGRQIDNADFVIRFNLPPLNGHRKDVGSRSDITTLNPSQIGKQFGGFVFFKDRQRFLKHVQQYNHYIWASAFAHPNTMETCRRLLITTRSRLKHLKILFGNPNHWRSMSTFWHTRGVNVKKHLSSGIYWVTNALSFCSEVHLYGFWPFALNWADQPVRYHYYANEWPTTGSSKTHGFGDEFYALLQMHKQGILQIHTNCDS from the exons ATGGAAATACGACGCAGATCTACGATATTCCGTTTACTTTTGTCGGCCTGTTTATTTCTTTTGTTGATGAAAGTGAGCTTGGTGCTGGTTGAACCACTCTGTAGGATAATGGGAAG GAAATGTAATGTGGTAAAAGAGGAAACTGGATATGACGACTATGATCTGTTTTTGATGACAAAGAAAGAAGCTGAACGCTTTGATCTGCAGCAAATTCACAAGCTTTTAAATGGAGATTTTCATTTTAATACAactaaaataaatgatataaa AAGTCAAATTTCAAAAGTTTCAAATCCTTCGATGTTATTTGCTTCAAGAGGTAACATGGCAAATGCTAAAAGAATCAAGTTTGCATTGGAAGAAGTACCAATAAGAAAAATACCCTCCGACATGTTCAACTTTCTGCCTCAC gaGCAACACTTATCTTTTGGTCGACCTACTGTATGTAGTGTTGTAGGAAGTAGTGGTATCTTAAACAATAGCAGTTGTGGAAGACAGATTGATAATGCTGACTTTGTAATTAG atttaacTTGCCTCCCCTTAATGGACATAGGAAAGATGTTGGTTCTAGATCTGACATCACAACTTTAAATCCATCACAAATCGGAAAACA aTTTGGtggatttgttttttttaaagatcgtCAGAGGTTTCTTAAACACGTACAGCAGTATAATCATTATATTTGGGCGTCGGCATTTGCCCATCCAAATACCATGGAAACTTGCAGACGCCTTCTCATAACAACTCGATCAAGactaaaacatttgaaaattcTGTTTGGAAATCCCAATCATTGGCGATCGATGAGTACCTTTTGGCACACAAGAGGCGTGAACGTTAAAAAACACCTTTCTAGCG gtaTTTATTGGGTGACAAACGCGTTGTCATTTTGCAGTGAAGTTCATTTGTATGGATTTTGGCCATTTGCATTAAACTGGGCTGATCAACCAGTACGCTACCATTACTACGCAAACGAATGGCCAACGACTGGGTCATCCAAAACTCATGGTTTCGGTGACGAGTTTTACGCTCTACTGCAAATGCATAAACAAGGAATTCTGCAAATTCATACTAATTGTGATTCGTGA
- the LOC140046125 gene encoding heme A synthase COX15-like isoform X1 gives MFCRQLSNLLYNQIKCQVLRNKPPRTVLSYSTGFPCVKHAVFQRKSRLNTFVSFIRHTTTKKAVPARVEKIVGWWLLGSCGMVAGAVVLGGVTRLTESGLSMTNWHLIKGMKPPRSEEEWQQEFERYKQFPEYKYVHREITLKEFKFIFLMEWGHRMWGRTIGIAYILPAIYFWRKGWISKALKPKILLFGSLLVFQGLLGWYMVKSGLDEPAKTDMPRVSQYRLASHLGSAFLLYALMFWQGLSHVLKPIQITESKLLPVVRRFAHGTVGLVFATALSGAFVAGLDAGLVYNSFPKMANRWIPQDILTFDPKWKNFFENSTTVQFDHRLLGITSALAVVSLWALTRRIPLPKRANLAANCMLGMVALQVTLGICTLLYYVPTSLAASHQFGSLSLLTIALWFSHELRRIPK, from the exons ATGTTCTGTCGTCAACTATCCAATCTTTTATATAATCAAATTAAGTGCCAAGTTTTAAGAAACAAG CCGCCCAGGACAGTACTTTCATATTCAACGGGTTTCCCTTGTGTAAAACATGCAGTGTTTCAG agGAAATCAAGGCTGAATACTTTTGTAAGTTTCATACGTCACACAACCACAAAGAAAGCTGTTCCAGCACGAGTTGAGAAGATTGTAGGATGGTGGTTGTTGGGCTCCTGCGGTATGGTAGCCGGTGCAGTGGTACTTGGTGGTGTAACCAG ACTGACAGAATCAGGGTTATCTATGACCAATTGGCATTTGATTAAAGGCATGAAACCACCAAGAAGTGAAGAGGAATGGCAACAAGAATTTGAACGATATAAACAATTTCCAGAATATAAGTA TGTTCATCGTGAAATAACATTGAAAGAATTTAAATTTATCTTTTTGATGGAGTGGGGTCATCGTATGTGGGGTCGTACAATTGGTATTGCGTATATTTTACCTGCCATTTATTTCTGGAGGAAAGGCTGGATTAGTAAAGCTTTGAAGCCAAAGATTTTGTTATTTGGTTCGTTATTAGTTTTTCAG gGGCTTCTTGGTTGGTATATGGTGAAGAGTGGTTTAGATGAACCAGCAAAAACAGACATGCCTCGTGTAAGCCAATACAGACTAGCCTCACATCTAGGATCAGCATTTCTTCTCTATGCTCTAATGTTTTGGCAGGGTTTATCTCATGTTCTTAAACCTATACAA ATTACTGAAAGCAAGCTTCTGCCTGTTGTACGACGATTTGCACATGGTACAGTGGGCCTTGTTTTTGCTACAGCTTTATCAG GAGCTTTTGTAGCAGGCTTAGATGCTGGACTTGTTTACAATTCTTTTCCTAAAATGGCCAACAGGTGGATACCACAAGATATcctgacctttgaccctaagTGGAAAAACTTTTTTGAAAACTCTACTACAGTGCAGTTTGACCACAGGTTGTTG GGAATTACATCAGCACTGGCTGTTGTGTCATTGTGGGCGCTCACACGTCGAATTCCTCTCCCAAAACGAGCAAACCTTGCGGCCAACTGCATGCTGGGAATGGTCGCATTACAG GTTACATTAGGGATATGTAcattactgtactatgtacCAACTAGCCTGGCAGCGTCTCATCAATTTGGATCTTTGAGTTTGTTAACAATTGCTTTGTGGTTTTCTCACGAACTTAGAAGGATACCGAAATAa
- the LOC140046125 gene encoding heme A synthase COX15-like isoform X2 translates to MVAGAVVLGGVTRLTESGLSMTNWHLIKGMKPPRSEEEWQQEFERYKQFPEYKYVHREITLKEFKFIFLMEWGHRMWGRTIGIAYILPAIYFWRKGWISKALKPKILLFGSLLVFQGLLGWYMVKSGLDEPAKTDMPRVSQYRLASHLGSAFLLYALMFWQGLSHVLKPIQITESKLLPVVRRFAHGTVGLVFATALSGAFVAGLDAGLVYNSFPKMANRWIPQDILTFDPKWKNFFENSTTVQFDHRLLGITSALAVVSLWALTRRIPLPKRANLAANCMLGMVALQVTLGICTLLYYVPTSLAASHQFGSLSLLTIALWFSHELRRIPK, encoded by the exons ATGGTAGCCGGTGCAGTGGTACTTGGTGGTGTAACCAG ACTGACAGAATCAGGGTTATCTATGACCAATTGGCATTTGATTAAAGGCATGAAACCACCAAGAAGTGAAGAGGAATGGCAACAAGAATTTGAACGATATAAACAATTTCCAGAATATAAGTA TGTTCATCGTGAAATAACATTGAAAGAATTTAAATTTATCTTTTTGATGGAGTGGGGTCATCGTATGTGGGGTCGTACAATTGGTATTGCGTATATTTTACCTGCCATTTATTTCTGGAGGAAAGGCTGGATTAGTAAAGCTTTGAAGCCAAAGATTTTGTTATTTGGTTCGTTATTAGTTTTTCAG gGGCTTCTTGGTTGGTATATGGTGAAGAGTGGTTTAGATGAACCAGCAAAAACAGACATGCCTCGTGTAAGCCAATACAGACTAGCCTCACATCTAGGATCAGCATTTCTTCTCTATGCTCTAATGTTTTGGCAGGGTTTATCTCATGTTCTTAAACCTATACAA ATTACTGAAAGCAAGCTTCTGCCTGTTGTACGACGATTTGCACATGGTACAGTGGGCCTTGTTTTTGCTACAGCTTTATCAG GAGCTTTTGTAGCAGGCTTAGATGCTGGACTTGTTTACAATTCTTTTCCTAAAATGGCCAACAGGTGGATACCACAAGATATcctgacctttgaccctaagTGGAAAAACTTTTTTGAAAACTCTACTACAGTGCAGTTTGACCACAGGTTGTTG GGAATTACATCAGCACTGGCTGTTGTGTCATTGTGGGCGCTCACACGTCGAATTCCTCTCCCAAAACGAGCAAACCTTGCGGCCAACTGCATGCTGGGAATGGTCGCATTACAG GTTACATTAGGGATATGTAcattactgtactatgtacCAACTAGCCTGGCAGCGTCTCATCAATTTGGATCTTTGAGTTTGTTAACAATTGCTTTGTGGTTTTCTCACGAACTTAGAAGGATACCGAAATAa